The following are encoded in a window of Variovorax paradoxus genomic DNA:
- the prpF gene encoding 2-methylaconitate cis-trans isomerase PrpF, giving the protein MPHIPQIKIPATYMRGGTSKGVFFRLQDLPEAAQVPGKSRDALLLRVIGSPDPYGKQIDGMGAATSSTSKTVILSRSERPGHDVDYLFGQVSIDQPFVDWSGNCGNLSSAVGPFAISNGLIDAARVPRDGVAVVRIWQANIGKTIVAHVPMTGGAVQETGDFELDGVTFPAAEVQLEFMDPAADEDGAGGAMFPTGNLVDDLHVPGLGTLQATMINAGIPTVFVNAEALGYTGAELQDAINGDAAALARFEAIRAHGALRMGLIRTLDEAASRQHTPKVAFVAKPAGYTASSGKAVAAGDIDLLVRALSMGKLHHAMMGTAAVAIGTAAAIPGTLVNLAAGGGAREAVRFGHPSGTLRVGAQATQVEGEWRVTKAVMSRSARVLMEGWVRVPGDTL; this is encoded by the coding sequence ATGCCGCACATTCCGCAGATCAAGATCCCCGCCACGTACATGCGCGGTGGCACCAGCAAGGGCGTGTTCTTCCGCCTGCAAGACCTGCCCGAAGCCGCGCAAGTGCCGGGCAAGTCGCGCGACGCGCTGCTGCTGCGCGTGATCGGCAGCCCCGACCCCTACGGCAAGCAGATCGACGGCATGGGCGCCGCGACGTCGAGCACGAGCAAGACCGTCATCCTCTCGAGGAGCGAGCGGCCCGGCCACGACGTGGACTACCTGTTCGGCCAGGTGTCGATCGACCAGCCTTTCGTCGACTGGAGCGGCAACTGCGGCAACCTCTCATCGGCCGTCGGTCCGTTCGCGATCAGCAACGGCCTCATCGATGCGGCACGCGTACCGCGCGACGGTGTGGCGGTCGTGCGCATCTGGCAGGCCAACATCGGCAAGACCATCGTCGCGCACGTGCCGATGACGGGCGGCGCGGTGCAGGAGACCGGCGACTTCGAACTCGACGGCGTGACCTTCCCCGCGGCCGAGGTGCAGCTCGAATTCATGGACCCCGCCGCCGACGAAGACGGCGCGGGCGGCGCGATGTTCCCGACCGGCAATCTCGTCGACGACCTGCACGTGCCCGGCCTCGGCACGCTGCAGGCCACGATGATCAACGCCGGCATCCCCACCGTCTTCGTGAACGCCGAGGCCCTCGGCTACACCGGCGCCGAGCTGCAGGACGCGATCAATGGCGACGCCGCCGCGCTCGCCCGCTTCGAGGCCATCCGCGCGCACGGCGCGCTGCGCATGGGCCTCATCCGCACGCTCGACGAAGCGGCCAGCCGCCAGCACACGCCCAAGGTCGCCTTCGTGGCCAAACCGGCGGGCTACACCGCATCGAGCGGCAAGGCGGTGGCGGCCGGCGACATCGACCTGCTCGTGCGCGCGCTGTCGATGGGCAAGCTGCACCACGCCATGATGGGCACGGCGGCCGTGGCCATCGGCACGGCCGCCGCCATTCCCGGCACGCTGGTGAACCTCGCGGCCGGCGGCGGTGCGCGCGAGGCCGTGCGCTTCGGCCACCCCTCGGGCACCTTGCGCGTGGGCGCACAAGCAACCCAGGTCGAGGGCGAATGGCGCGTGACCAAGGCCGTCATGAGCCGCAGCGCGCGCGTGCTGATGGAAGGCTGGGTCCGCGTGCCCGGCGACACCCTTTGA
- a CDS encoding isocitrate lyase/PEP mutase family protein has protein sequence MSTRKTLRSLAEARRGVLVPGAFNALSARVIEDLGFEAIYVTGAGVTNMWFGLPDQGFMGLHEIADHTARIRDAVNLPLIVDADTGFGNALNVRHTVRVLERAGADCIQFEDQVAPKRCGHFSGKDVISTEEAVNKIKAAVDARTDPDLLIMARTDAAATLGFEAAIERAQKFSEAGADILFVEAVTTADEIRALPKRLHKPQLMNMVIGGKTPIFGAEELGGLGYGIVLYANAALQGALAGMQKALTVLRDTRRIDEDPSLVAPFAERQRLVRKPELDALDARYAS, from the coding sequence ATGTCGACTCGCAAGACCCTCCGTTCCCTGGCCGAGGCCCGCCGCGGCGTGCTGGTGCCGGGCGCTTTCAACGCGCTGTCGGCGCGCGTCATCGAAGACCTGGGCTTTGAAGCCATTTACGTCACCGGTGCGGGCGTTACCAACATGTGGTTCGGCCTGCCCGACCAGGGCTTCATGGGCCTGCACGAGATCGCCGACCACACGGCGCGCATCCGCGACGCCGTGAACCTGCCGCTGATCGTCGACGCCGACACCGGCTTCGGCAATGCGCTGAACGTGCGCCACACGGTGCGCGTGCTGGAGCGCGCGGGCGCCGACTGCATCCAGTTCGAGGACCAGGTCGCGCCCAAGCGCTGCGGCCATTTCTCGGGCAAGGACGTGATCTCCACCGAGGAAGCCGTCAACAAGATCAAGGCCGCCGTCGATGCGCGCACCGACCCCGACCTGCTCATCATGGCGCGCACCGACGCAGCGGCGACGCTGGGCTTCGAGGCCGCGATCGAGCGCGCGCAGAAGTTCAGCGAGGCCGGTGCCGACATCCTGTTCGTCGAAGCCGTCACCACGGCTGATGAGATCCGTGCGCTGCCCAAGCGCCTGCACAAGCCGCAACTCATGAACATGGTGATCGGCGGCAAGACGCCGATCTTCGGCGCCGAGGAACTCGGCGGCCTGGGCTACGGCATCGTGCTGTACGCCAACGCCGCGCTGCAGGGCGCGCTGGCCGGCATGCAGAAGGCGCTCACGGTGCTGCGCGACACACGGCGCATCGACGAAGACCCGTCGCTGGTCGCGCCCTTCGCCGAGCGGCAGCGGCTGGTGCGCAAGCCCGAGCTCGATGCGCTCGACGCGCGCTACGCCAGTTGA
- a CDS encoding RNA polymerase sigma factor FliA codes for MYTAQGTIEKSHLLEQHQPLVRRIALQMMARLPASVELDDLIQAGMLGLLDASSRYQDHRGAQFETFVSQRIRGAMLDELRASDWGSRGLRQSARGIEKAIQALGHRLGRAPTEGEIAKELKVDLETYQSMLQDIQGSQLLYVEDFAKGDPDNPFLDLHAQDARKGRGQFDDPLARLLESGFRHQLVDAIGELPERDQLLLKLYYEEELNLREIGAVLEVSQSRVCQLHGQAVSRLRAKLKDAL; via the coding sequence GTGTACACCGCGCAGGGCACCATCGAGAAATCGCATCTACTGGAACAGCACCAGCCGCTGGTGCGCCGCATCGCGCTGCAGATGATGGCGCGGCTGCCGGCCAGCGTGGAGCTGGACGACCTGATCCAGGCCGGCATGCTCGGCCTGCTCGATGCGTCGAGCCGCTACCAGGACCACCGCGGCGCGCAGTTCGAGACCTTCGTCAGCCAGCGCATCCGCGGTGCCATGCTCGACGAGCTGCGCGCCAGCGACTGGGGCTCGCGCGGGCTGCGCCAGTCGGCGCGCGGCATCGAGAAAGCCATCCAGGCACTGGGCCACCGGCTGGGCCGTGCGCCCACCGAAGGCGAGATCGCGAAGGAGCTGAAGGTCGACCTGGAGACCTACCAGTCGATGCTGCAGGACATCCAGGGAAGCCAGCTGCTGTACGTGGAAGACTTCGCCAAGGGTGACCCAGACAACCCCTTTCTCGACCTGCATGCGCAAGATGCGCGCAAGGGCCGCGGCCAGTTCGACGACCCGCTGGCGCGTCTGCTGGAGAGTGGCTTCCGCCACCAGTTGGTCGACGCGATTGGCGAGCTGCCTGAGCGCGACCAGCTGCTGCTCAAGCTCTACTACGAGGAAGAGCTGAACCTGCGCGAGATCGGCGCGGTGCTCGAGGTGAGCCAGTCGCGCGTGTGCCAGCTGCACGGGCAGGCGGTGAGCCGGCTGCGTGCGAAGCTCAAAGACGCTCTGTAG
- a CDS encoding MinD/ParA family ATP-binding protein codes for MNAHVTDQADGLRRLLGQAPVRVIAVAGMGPGAGATTAAMSLGAALAQQGKDVLLLDEHHPKLRSVCDVWALSPRGTLADVASRRLRIDQAAASAVCGVQVLPASPGAIIDPRTLWPRGIVLVDAAFDDEGRLSPLAEGADELLLVLQPHPAAITSAYAGIKRLHRAHALKQLRFLLNGVADVGTAQQVMHNLAQAASRYLALSLLPVGWVRTDPWLADAARLRQTVLEAFPASAAAVDFRAIADDMGRWPWRTPARPAVFPQALAA; via the coding sequence ATGAACGCACACGTCACGGACCAGGCCGACGGGCTGCGGCGGCTGCTCGGGCAGGCGCCGGTGCGCGTCATCGCTGTCGCGGGCATGGGCCCCGGCGCGGGTGCGACCACGGCCGCGATGAGCCTGGGCGCGGCGCTGGCGCAGCAGGGCAAGGACGTGCTGTTGCTCGATGAGCATCACCCGAAGCTGCGTTCGGTCTGCGATGTGTGGGCGCTGAGCCCGCGCGGCACGCTGGCCGATGTGGCGAGTCGGCGGTTGCGCATCGATCAGGCAGCGGCCAGCGCAGTGTGCGGCGTGCAGGTGCTGCCCGCTTCACCCGGCGCGATCATCGACCCGCGCACGCTGTGGCCGCGCGGCATCGTGCTGGTCGATGCAGCCTTCGACGACGAGGGCCGCCTGTCGCCGTTGGCTGAAGGCGCCGACGAACTGCTGCTGGTGCTGCAGCCGCACCCGGCAGCCATCACCTCGGCCTACGCGGGCATCAAGCGCCTGCACCGAGCGCATGCGCTGAAGCAGCTGCGCTTTCTGCTCAACGGCGTGGCCGACGTGGGGACCGCGCAGCAGGTCATGCACAACCTCGCGCAGGCGGCCAGCCGCTACCTTGCGTTGTCGCTGCTGCCCGTGGGCTGGGTGCGCACCGACCCCTGGCTGGCTGATGCGGCGCGGCTGCGCCAGACCGTGCTCGAGGCCTTTCCGGCCAGCGCAGCAGCGGTCGACTTCCGCGCCATCGCCGACGACATGGGCCGCTGGCCCTGGCGCACGCCCGCGCGGCCGGCCGTGTTCCCACAGGCGCTCGCCGCCTGA
- the flhF gene encoding flagellar biosynthesis protein FlhF: MNPQTDVRDVRTTARKFVAATGREALRLVRESLGAEAIVLTHRATAQGVEIVAMAEGDVQETVQAAVPAVPAVAPVTASADPTVLSELHSMRGMIEEQLASVVWSDSQRRDPVRGRLLRTLLGAGFSARLSKAMLEKLPTGQSYADGMAFVRSELVRAVPVHEDEDALFAQGGVYALMGPTGVGKTTTTAKLAARCVMRFGADKLALVTTDSYRIGAYEQLRIYGQILNVPVHAVKDAADLQLVLHDLRDRHMVLIDTVGMSQRDRAVPEQIAMLGSSQRPVKRLLLLNATSHGDTLNEVVHAYRQGHALAGCIFTKVDEATHPGALIDTVIRHRLPVHYISGGQKVPENLLRADRVQLVDSVFQPRQHSPLFVPAEADLADEAAPSVQAQGETDRLRLRYQSLIRAMAHDAQELATTAGALAGAHIGFDGARTLWRQASVEAIDAKAVLHDLSAFARGEVAAGCDTHVLALAGQVGLRATDSGDAYVCHGSLLLSDRGGLPLAAPNQWLSTAAARQSAQPGSRQAQWLQQQDFGKRLVHVLGKPPAVEQMLAWQAEGTQWLARAPGTTAVTDVRTGAATTLARLAFAFDDATERAVRYRGKAALQCEAQVEVLPRGAIDRDAMPALRCIAVRVADARSRKLLSQTCVLTNLGAEVGAPQLAQWQGWAADAEPCFRLLRDGVHLAGGMGEPGDPQMMKRLLVAGQVTTTVWRLLQAEGEWADRTRLLLGQLTGRATRAGRAMTGGALYAGVGKLFLLLDALGTESAGPAQAPRALERQG; this comes from the coding sequence TTGAATCCACAGACCGACGTGCGCGACGTGCGCACCACCGCACGCAAATTCGTCGCGGCCACCGGCCGCGAGGCCCTGCGCCTGGTGCGCGAATCCCTCGGCGCCGAGGCCATCGTGCTCACGCACCGTGCTACTGCGCAGGGCGTCGAGATCGTCGCCATGGCCGAGGGCGATGTGCAGGAGACGGTGCAGGCCGCAGTGCCCGCTGTGCCCGCAGTTGCGCCTGTGACCGCCTCCGCCGACCCCACCGTGCTCAGCGAACTCCATTCGATGCGCGGCATGATCGAGGAACAGCTCGCCAGCGTGGTCTGGAGCGACAGCCAGCGCCGCGACCCCGTGCGCGGTCGCCTGCTGCGCACGCTGCTCGGCGCCGGCTTCAGCGCGCGCCTGTCGAAGGCCATGCTCGAGAAGCTGCCCACGGGCCAGAGCTACGCCGACGGCATGGCCTTCGTACGCTCCGAACTCGTGCGCGCGGTGCCGGTGCATGAAGACGAAGACGCGCTGTTCGCGCAGGGCGGCGTCTATGCCTTGATGGGCCCGACCGGCGTCGGCAAGACCACCACCACCGCCAAGCTGGCCGCGCGCTGCGTGATGCGCTTCGGCGCCGACAAGCTCGCGCTCGTCACCACCGACAGCTACCGCATCGGCGCCTACGAGCAGCTGCGCATCTACGGCCAGATCCTCAACGTGCCGGTGCACGCCGTGAAGGACGCGGCCGACCTGCAGCTGGTGCTGCACGACCTGCGCGACCGCCACATGGTGCTGATCGACACCGTCGGCATGAGCCAGCGCGACCGCGCCGTGCCCGAACAGATCGCCATGCTCGGCAGCAGCCAGCGGCCGGTGAAGCGGCTGCTGCTGCTCAACGCCACCAGCCACGGCGACACGCTCAACGAGGTGGTGCACGCCTACCGCCAGGGCCATGCGCTGGCGGGCTGCATCTTCACCAAGGTCGACGAGGCCACGCACCCGGGCGCGCTGATCGACACCGTGATCCGCCACCGCCTGCCGGTGCACTACATCTCGGGCGGCCAGAAGGTGCCCGAGAACCTGCTGCGCGCCGACCGCGTGCAGCTGGTGGACAGCGTGTTTCAGCCGCGCCAGCACAGCCCGTTGTTCGTGCCGGCGGAAGCTGATCTGGCGGACGAGGCCGCGCCTTCAGTGCAGGCACAGGGTGAGACCGATCGTCTGCGCTTGCGCTACCAGAGCCTGATCCGTGCGATGGCGCATGACGCGCAGGAACTGGCGACCACGGCCGGTGCGCTGGCCGGTGCGCACATCGGCTTCGACGGTGCGCGCACGCTGTGGCGACAGGCGAGTGTCGAGGCGATCGATGCCAAGGCCGTGCTGCACGACCTGTCGGCGTTCGCGCGCGGCGAGGTGGCTGCGGGTTGCGACACCCATGTGCTCGCGCTGGCCGGGCAGGTGGGCCTGCGCGCGACGGACAGCGGCGACGCCTACGTGTGCCACGGCAGCCTGCTGCTGTCGGACCGAGGCGGCCTGCCGCTGGCCGCGCCGAACCAGTGGCTTTCGACGGCTGCGGCGCGCCAGTCGGCACAGCCGGGATCGCGTCAGGCCCAGTGGCTGCAGCAACAGGATTTCGGCAAGCGACTCGTGCATGTGCTGGGCAAGCCGCCGGCGGTCGAACAGATGCTGGCGTGGCAGGCCGAAGGTACGCAATGGCTGGCGCGCGCGCCGGGCACCACGGCCGTGACCGACGTGCGCACCGGCGCCGCGACCACGCTCGCGCGCCTGGCCTTTGCATTCGATGACGCGACTGAACGGGCTGTGCGTTATCGCGGCAAGGCTGCACTGCAATGCGAAGCGCAAGTCGAGGTGCTGCCGCGCGGCGCCATCGACCGCGACGCCATGCCCGCGCTGCGCTGCATCGCTGTGCGCGTGGCCGATGCGCGCAGCCGCAAGCTGTTGTCGCAAACCTGCGTGCTCACCAACCTCGGCGCCGAGGTCGGCGCACCGCAACTCGCGCAATGGCAGGGCTGGGCTGCTGACGCCGAGCCGTGCTTCCGCCTGCTGCGCGACGGCGTGCATCTCGCGGGCGGCATGGGCGAGCCCGGCGATCCTCAGATGATGAAGCGCCTGCTCGTCGCCGGCCAGGTCACGACCACCGTGTGGCGCCTGCTGCAGGCCGAAGGCGAATGGGCCGACCGCACGCGCCTGCTGCTGGGCCAGCTCACGGGCCGCGCCACGCGCGCCGGTCGCGCCATGACGGGCGGCGCGCTGTATGCGGGTGTGGGCAAGCTGTTCCTGCTGCTCGATGCGCTGGGCACCGAATCGGCAGGGCCCGCGCAAGCGCCACGCGCGCTGGAACGCCAGGGCTGA
- the flhA gene encoding flagellar biosynthesis protein FlhA, translating to MNALNDLMRLPARMFSGSHVKGLAGPILIILILSMMVLPLPPFLLDLLFTFNIALSVMVLLVSMYTMKALDFAAFPAVLLFSTLLRLSLNVASTRVVLMHGHTGPDAAGKVIEAFGHFLVGGNFAVGVMVFIILVLINFMVITKGAGRIAEVGARFMLDAMPGKQMAIDADLNAGLIGEEVARKRRAEVAQEADFYGSMDGASKFVRGDAIAGLLIMVINIIGGLVVGMVQHGLDFSTAAKTYTLLAIGDGLVAQIPALVISTAAGVIVSRVTTDEDVGSQLTGQLFSNPQVLFLTAGIVGLLGMIPGMPNLAFLLIAGGLVWLGRRLVQRKPQEAAKQAAAAAAAQGAAGVPVAAEQAEATWDDVAMVDPLGMQVGYRLIPLVDQSQQGELLGRIKSIRKKIAQELGFLVPVVHIRDNLEIKPNAYVISLKDVEIGRGEAFPNQWMAINPGQVTGTLTGTPTRDPAFGLEATWIDGSLRQQAQVYGYTVVDACTVMATHLNHLIHTHAAELLGRQEVQQLLDQIAKTAPKLTEDLVPKVLSLSTLHKVLQNLLDEEVPIRDMRTILDVMAEHAPTVKDPTELTTLTRLALGRAITQQLFPGDEEMQVIGLDGSLDSVLQQALNNSSGIEPGIADNLLKQAQAAIVRQEQMGLAPVLVVQHALRVLLSRFLRRSLPQLKVLSHAEIPDARTIKITAAIGGRAV from the coding sequence ATGAACGCACTGAACGACCTGATGCGCCTGCCGGCGCGGATGTTCTCCGGCTCGCACGTGAAGGGGCTGGCAGGCCCGATCCTCATCATCCTCATCCTGAGCATGATGGTGCTGCCGCTGCCGCCCTTCCTGCTCGACCTGCTGTTCACCTTCAACATCGCGCTGTCGGTGATGGTGCTGCTGGTGAGCATGTACACCATGAAGGCGCTCGACTTCGCGGCCTTCCCGGCGGTGCTGCTGTTCTCGACGCTGCTGCGCTTGTCGCTCAACGTGGCCTCCACGCGCGTGGTGCTGATGCACGGCCACACCGGGCCCGACGCGGCCGGCAAGGTGATCGAGGCCTTTGGCCACTTCCTCGTGGGCGGCAACTTCGCGGTGGGCGTGATGGTGTTCATCATCCTCGTGCTCATCAACTTCATGGTGATCACCAAGGGCGCGGGCCGCATTGCCGAGGTGGGCGCGCGCTTCATGCTCGACGCGATGCCGGGCAAGCAGATGGCGATCGACGCCGACCTCAACGCCGGCCTGATCGGCGAGGAAGTCGCCCGCAAGCGCCGCGCCGAAGTGGCGCAAGAGGCCGACTTCTACGGCTCGATGGACGGTGCCAGCAAGTTCGTGCGCGGCGACGCGATCGCGGGCCTGCTCATCATGGTCATCAACATCATCGGCGGCCTGGTGGTCGGCATGGTGCAGCACGGGCTCGACTTTTCCACGGCCGCCAAGACCTACACGCTGCTGGCCATCGGCGACGGCCTGGTGGCGCAGATTCCGGCGCTGGTGATCTCGACCGCGGCCGGCGTGATCGTGTCGCGCGTGACCACCGACGAAGACGTGGGCAGCCAGCTCACGGGCCAGCTCTTTTCCAATCCGCAGGTGCTGTTCCTCACGGCCGGCATCGTCGGCCTGCTGGGCATGATCCCGGGCATGCCGAACCTGGCCTTCCTGCTGATCGCGGGCGGCCTGGTGTGGCTCGGGCGGCGGCTGGTGCAGCGCAAGCCGCAGGAGGCGGCGAAGCAGGCCGCAGCCGCTGCCGCCGCGCAAGGTGCGGCGGGCGTGCCGGTCGCGGCCGAGCAGGCCGAAGCCACCTGGGACGACGTGGCCATGGTCGATCCGCTGGGCATGCAGGTCGGCTACCGGCTGATCCCGCTGGTCGACCAGTCGCAGCAGGGCGAGCTGCTGGGCCGCATCAAGAGCATCCGCAAGAAGATCGCGCAGGAGCTGGGCTTTCTGGTGCCGGTGGTCCACATCCGCGACAACCTGGAGATCAAGCCCAACGCCTACGTCATCAGCCTGAAGGACGTGGAGATCGGCCGCGGCGAGGCCTTCCCCAACCAGTGGATGGCGATCAACCCCGGCCAGGTGACGGGCACGCTGACCGGCACGCCCACGCGCGACCCGGCCTTCGGCCTGGAGGCCACCTGGATCGACGGCAGCCTGAGGCAACAGGCGCAGGTGTACGGCTACACCGTGGTCGATGCCTGCACCGTGATGGCCACGCACCTGAACCACCTGATCCACACCCACGCGGCCGAGCTGCTGGGCCGCCAGGAAGTGCAGCAGCTGCTCGACCAGATCGCCAAGACCGCGCCCAAGCTCACGGAAGACCTGGTGCCCAAGGTGCTGTCGCTGAGCACGCTGCACAAGGTGCTGCAGAACCTGCTCGACGAAGAGGTGCCGATCCGCGACATGCGCACCATCCTCGATGTGATGGCCGAGCACGCGCCGACGGTGAAAGACCCGACCGAGCTCACCACGCTCACGCGCCTGGCGCTGGGCCGCGCCATCACGCAGCAGCTGTTCCCGGGCGACGAGGAGATGCAGGTGATCGGCCTGGACGGCTCGCTCGACAGCGTGCTGCAGCAGGCCCTGAACAACAGCAGCGGCATCGAGCCGGGCATTGCCGACAACCTGCTCAAGCAGGCACAGGCCGCCATCGTGCGGCAGGAGCAGATGGGGCTGGCGCCGGTGCTGGTCGTGCAGCACGCGCTGCGCGTGCTGCTGTCGCGCTTTTTGCGGCGCAGCCTGCCGCAGCTGAAGGTGCTCTCGCACGCCGAGATTCCTGACGCCCGGACCATCAAGATCACCGCCGCCATTGGAGGACGAGCCGTTTGA
- the flhB gene encoding flagellar biosynthesis protein FlhB, whose amino-acid sequence MAEESDLEKTEPASERRLEKAREEGNVARSRELTTFVMLATASAGLWFAAESLGASMNGALRHGLQFDRASAFDPAHMLSQSGRMVLQALFAIGPLFAMMVVAAVAAPLMLGGWMFSGKAVAPNFGKLNPLAGIGRMFSAQALAELVKALAKSALIGGVAWWVIVDDIEAVMALMSQPAHEALPHALVLVAKHCALIAATLFLVALVDVPFQLWNYYRKLRMSREDVRQEHKESEGDPHIKAQIRRQQQQMARRRMMAEVPKADIVLTNPMHFAVALQYLDSDMRAPRVVAKGTELVAARIRELAKEHKVAILEAPPLTRALYRHTKLGEEIPAGLYTAVAEVLAWVYQLKRWNSEGGEAPRTPTDLPVPADLQYSPAAV is encoded by the coding sequence ATGGCTGAGGAAAGCGATCTCGAGAAAACGGAACCCGCCTCCGAGCGGCGCCTGGAGAAGGCGCGCGAGGAAGGCAACGTGGCCCGTTCGCGCGAGCTCACCACCTTCGTCATGCTCGCCACCGCGAGCGCCGGGTTGTGGTTCGCCGCGGAGTCGCTCGGCGCGAGCATGAACGGCGCGCTGCGCCACGGCCTGCAGTTCGACCGTGCCAGCGCCTTCGACCCTGCGCACATGCTCTCGCAGAGCGGGCGCATGGTGCTGCAGGCGCTTTTCGCCATCGGGCCGCTGTTCGCCATGATGGTCGTGGCCGCCGTGGCCGCGCCACTGATGCTCGGCGGCTGGATGTTCTCCGGCAAGGCCGTCGCACCGAACTTCGGAAAACTCAATCCTCTGGCCGGCATCGGCCGCATGTTCTCGGCGCAGGCACTGGCCGAACTCGTGAAGGCGCTGGCCAAGTCGGCGCTGATCGGCGGCGTGGCGTGGTGGGTCATCGTGGACGACATCGAGGCCGTGATGGCGCTCATGTCACAGCCCGCGCACGAGGCGCTGCCGCACGCGCTGGTGCTGGTTGCCAAGCACTGCGCGCTGATCGCCGCCACGCTCTTTCTCGTCGCGCTCGTCGACGTGCCCTTTCAGCTGTGGAACTACTACCGCAAGCTGCGCATGTCGCGCGAAGACGTGCGCCAGGAGCACAAGGAAAGCGAAGGCGATCCGCACATCAAGGCGCAGATCCGCCGGCAACAACAGCAGATGGCACGCCGCCGCATGATGGCCGAGGTGCCCAAGGCCGACATCGTGCTCACCAACCCGATGCACTTCGCCGTCGCGCTGCAGTACCTGGACAGCGACATGCGCGCACCGCGCGTGGTCGCCAAGGGCACCGAGCTGGTGGCCGCGCGCATCCGCGAACTGGCGAAGGAACACAAGGTCGCGATCCTCGAAGCGCCGCCGCTCACGCGCGCGCTCTACCGGCACACGAAGCTGGGCGAGGAAATTCCGGCGGGCCTGTACACCGCGGTGGCCGAGGTGCTGGCGTGGGTGTACCAGCTCAAGCGCTGGAACAGCGAGGGCGGTGAGGCGCCGCGCACGCCGACCGACCTGCCGGTGCCGGCCGATCTGCAGTACTCGCCGGCGGCCGTATGA
- the cheZ gene encoding protein phosphatase CheZ: protein MNDNAPEPANTTEELLGRIGHLTRQLREGLRELGLDKQVAKAAQAIPDARDRLNYVAATTERAAHRALNAIDVAQPLQEALATDAKALTQRWDQWFENPIELDHARELVLDTRGYLSDVPQRASAINTQLMEILMAQDFQDLTGQVIKKMMEVVNDVETQLLQVLIDNSPPEKRHEAVQSLQNGPQVKPGNPDAVTDQSQVDDLLESLGF from the coding sequence ATGAACGACAACGCCCCGGAACCCGCCAACACGACCGAAGAACTGCTAGGCCGCATCGGCCACCTCACGCGCCAGTTGCGTGAAGGCCTGCGCGAACTGGGCCTGGACAAGCAGGTGGCCAAGGCCGCCCAAGCCATTCCCGATGCGCGCGACCGCCTCAACTACGTGGCGGCCACGACCGAGCGCGCCGCGCATCGCGCGCTCAACGCCATCGACGTCGCACAGCCGCTGCAGGAAGCGCTGGCCACCGACGCCAAGGCCCTGACACAGCGCTGGGACCAGTGGTTCGAGAACCCGATCGAACTCGACCACGCGCGCGAGCTCGTGCTCGACACGCGCGGCTACCTGAGCGACGTGCCGCAGCGTGCGAGCGCGATCAACACGCAGCTCATGGAGATCCTGATGGCGCAGGACTTCCAGGACCTCACGGGCCAGGTCATCAAGAAGATGATGGAAGTCGTGAACGACGTCGAGACGCAGCTGCTGCAGGTGCTCATCGACAACTCGCCGCCCGAGAAGCGCCACGAGGCGGTGCAGAGCCTGCAGAACGGACCGCAGGTGAAACCTGGCAACCCCGATGCCGTGACCGACCAGTCGCAGGTCGACGACCTGCTCGAGAGCCTCGGGTTCTGA